In Pirellulales bacterium, one genomic interval encodes:
- the pnp gene encoding polyribonucleotide nucleotidyltransferase, with amino-acid sequence MKVRVEKQIGASVLSIETGELAKQAAGSVLIQYGETAVLVAMATGPPRPGLDFFPLTCDYRERHAAAGKFPGGFLKREGRPTMKETLTARLIDRPIRPLFPDWFKDDVQVQAFVMASDRQNDGDVLAMNGASAALGVSELPFQGPLGSVRLGRVNGEFVVFPTADDLEESDLDLIVSGSRDSILMIEGFAREMPEAEMAEAIMHCHTVIRELCELQEELFRKVGVVKKQYEIPPSDGLAEKLHARFFSDFRAAKQTPGKQDRAAAVAALKERAIAEFIPDPKAEDAITSLAFGSAWHHLEEVVVRDLILAGTRADGRDHKSLRNIECQVDVLPRVHGSAVFQRGETQAVITITLGTPRDEQRVDGLIDEYTKKFMLDYYFPSFSVGEVRPIRGPGRREIGHGALAERSVKPVLPSPDEFPYTVRVISDIFESNGSSSMASVCGATLGLMAAGVPIANPVAGISVGLVKEQDSFVLLTDIIGDEDHFGDMDFKIAGTQHGITGIQLDLKIAGISEEIIRATLAQSREARIEILRKMISTISRPRGDISPYAPRLLRTHIDPDKIGALIGPGGKTIRGIQETTGATIEVEDDGTVTIASFDADSAKAAMRRVEALTETVQVGKIYEGRVSSIKDFGAFIEILPGKDGLCHISELADGYVNSVADICQVGDEITVKVISIDEQDRVKLSRRAAMQELAESSESN; translated from the coding sequence TTGAAAGTAAGAGTTGAAAAGCAGATCGGCGCGAGCGTCCTTTCCATCGAAACGGGCGAGCTGGCCAAGCAGGCTGCCGGCAGCGTGCTGATTCAATACGGCGAGACCGCCGTCCTCGTGGCGATGGCGACCGGCCCCCCGCGGCCGGGTCTCGACTTCTTCCCCCTCACCTGCGACTACCGCGAACGCCACGCGGCGGCGGGCAAGTTTCCCGGCGGCTTCCTGAAGCGCGAAGGCCGCCCCACCATGAAGGAAACCCTCACCGCGCGCCTGATCGATCGCCCGATCCGCCCCCTCTTTCCCGACTGGTTCAAGGACGACGTGCAGGTGCAGGCCTTCGTCATGGCCAGCGATCGCCAGAACGACGGCGACGTCTTGGCCATGAACGGCGCCTCGGCAGCCTTGGGCGTTTCGGAATTGCCCTTCCAGGGCCCCCTCGGCTCGGTCCGCCTGGGACGCGTGAATGGCGAGTTCGTCGTCTTCCCCACGGCCGATGATCTCGAAGAGAGCGATCTCGACCTCATCGTCTCCGGCAGCCGCGATTCGATCCTCATGATCGAAGGCTTCGCCCGCGAAATGCCCGAGGCCGAGATGGCCGAGGCCATCATGCACTGCCACACCGTCATCCGCGAGCTGTGCGAACTGCAGGAAGAGCTCTTCCGCAAGGTCGGCGTCGTCAAGAAGCAGTACGAGATTCCCCCCTCCGACGGTCTCGCTGAAAAACTCCACGCACGCTTCTTCAGCGACTTCCGTGCGGCCAAGCAGACCCCGGGCAAGCAAGACCGTGCCGCCGCCGTCGCCGCCCTCAAAGAGCGCGCGATCGCCGAGTTCATTCCCGACCCCAAGGCGGAAGACGCCATTACGTCCCTGGCCTTCGGTTCGGCCTGGCACCATCTCGAAGAAGTGGTCGTCCGCGACTTGATTCTGGCCGGCACACGTGCCGACGGCCGCGATCACAAGTCGCTCCGCAACATCGAGTGCCAGGTCGACGTGCTCCCCCGCGTCCACGGCTCGGCCGTCTTCCAGCGCGGCGAGACGCAGGCCGTCATCACGATCACGCTCGGCACCCCGCGCGACGAGCAACGTGTCGACGGGCTGATCGACGAGTACACCAAGAAGTTCATGCTCGACTACTACTTCCCCTCGTTCTCCGTGGGCGAAGTGCGTCCGATTCGCGGTCCCGGCCGCCGCGAGATCGGTCACGGCGCGCTCGCCGAGCGCAGCGTGAAGCCGGTCCTCCCCAGCCCCGATGAGTTCCCCTACACCGTCCGCGTCATCTCCGACATCTTCGAGTCGAACGGCTCGAGCTCGATGGCCTCGGTCTGCGGCGCCACTCTCGGCCTCATGGCCGCCGGCGTGCCGATCGCGAACCCCGTGGCCGGTATCTCCGTCGGCCTCGTCAAGGAGCAGGACAGCTTCGTCTTGCTGACCGACATCATCGGCGACGAAGACCACTTCGGCGACATGGACTTCAAGATCGCCGGCACCCAGCACGGCATCACGGGCATCCAGCTCGACCTGAAGATCGCCGGCATCAGCGAAGAGATCATCCGTGCCACGCTCGCCCAGTCGCGCGAGGCGCGGATCGAGATCCTTCGCAAGATGATCTCCACCATCTCGCGTCCGCGTGGCGACATCTCGCCGTACGCTCCGCGACTGCTGCGTACCCACATCGACCCCGACAAGATCGGCGCGCTGATCGGTCCGGGTGGCAAGACCATCCGCGGCATTCAGGAGACGACCGGCGCCACGATCGAGGTCGAGGACGACGGCACCGTCACCATCGCCAGCTTCGACGCTGATTCGGCCAAGGCCGCCATGCGTCGTGTCGAGGCCCTGACCGAAACCGTCCAGGTCGGCAAGATCTACGAAGGTCGCGTCAGCAGCATCAAGGACTTCGGCGCCTTCATCGAGATCCTGCCCGGCAAGGACGGCCTCTGCCACATCAGCGAGCTGGCCGATGGCTACGTCAACAGCGTGGCCGACATCTGCCAGGTCGGCGATGAGATCACCGTCAAGGTCATCTCGATCGACGAGCAGGATCGCGTCAAGCTCAGCCGTCGCGCCGCGATGCAGGAGCTGGCCGAGTCGAGCGAGTCGAACTAA
- the rpsO gene encoding 30S ribosomal protein S15, with amino-acid sequence MTITKARKQELIGNFKRDESDTGSPEVQIAILTSRIDELTEHLRTHKKDHASRRGLLMMVSRRRRQLDYLRKVSPQRYLDIIRRLDIRK; translated from the coding sequence ATGACGATTACCAAAGCGCGCAAGCAGGAATTGATCGGCAACTTCAAGCGTGACGAGTCCGATACGGGCTCGCCCGAAGTACAAATCGCGATCCTCACCAGCAGGATCGACGAGCTGACCGAGCATCTGCGGACGCACAAGAAAGACCACGCCAGCCGGCGCGGACTGCTGATGATGGTCAGCCGCCGTCGTCGCCAATTGGACTACCTGCGCAAGGTCAGCCCGCAGCGGTATCTCGACATCATTCGACGACTCGACATCCGCAAGTAA
- a CDS encoding sigma-70 family RNA polymerase sigma factor encodes MNQQAPAEWLADVLAEHEAPLVRYATRLTGNADRARDLVQEAFARLCAEDPSRLNGHVRAWLYRTVRHRVIDEHRKEHRMQSLEQAEGVCCTSREASPEGVLELRESAERVTELLAALPAREQEIVRLKFQEDLSYREIGEVLGLSVSNVGFLLHTAIKKLRVRMLATE; translated from the coding sequence ATGAACCAGCAGGCCCCAGCCGAATGGCTCGCGGACGTGCTCGCCGAGCACGAAGCGCCCCTGGTGCGTTACGCCACCCGGCTGACGGGCAATGCCGACCGCGCCCGGGACCTGGTGCAGGAGGCCTTCGCCCGGCTGTGTGCCGAGGACCCTTCGCGGCTCAACGGGCACGTGCGGGCGTGGCTCTACCGGACCGTCCGGCACCGGGTGATCGACGAGCATCGGAAGGAACATCGCATGCAATCGCTCGAGCAAGCCGAAGGGGTCTGCTGCACGAGCCGCGAGGCGTCGCCCGAGGGGGTGCTCGAGCTGCGTGAATCGGCCGAGCGTGTGACCGAGTTGCTGGCCGCCCTGCCGGCCCGGGAGCAGGAGATCGTGCGACTGAAGTTTCAAGAAGACCTCAGCTATCGCGAGATCGGCGAGGTGCTGGGGTTGAGCGTGTCGAACGTGGGTTTTTTGTTGCATACGGCGATCAAGAAATTGCGCGTGCGGATGCTGGCCACGGAGTGA